The genomic DNA GAGCCTGGCGACTGTCGCCTACGGCAATGCCGTCGACACCTTCCCCTCGACCGCTGCAGTGCTCTTCCCGCATCCCGGGGTGTCCTACGTGCCGCTCCGGGATGCGGAACCATCCAGCCTGGCCCTCGTTTCTGACGCGCGTCCGTCCTCCGAGGATCTCATCAACCGTTTTCGTGAGGTCGCGGCCAACATCGTGGACCACTACCTGCACCTGGTCCCCGGCGCGGTGCGGCTCGGACCTGACGGATCAGCGGCATCCGAGGAGTGAGGATCAGTCGGCGAGGTCGCCGGTCCGGAGCCCGCGTCGACCGGAGTCGGCGCCTTGAGCGGACTGCGCCTCAGATACTCACGGGATCGGCACTGAGCTGCATCATGTGGTCGTAACGGTCGTAGTGTGCGCGCTTCTCGATGAACTTGCCGTCCCGGACGGTGAAGAGATTGAGCATGGTCATGTGCAGCCGTCGACCCGAGGGCGCGATGCCGTAGAACTCTTGCGTCTGCGGTCCCTCGAAATCGACGTACGCGGCCACCCTCTCACCCTCCGCGATCGTATCGACCTTCATCGTGAATCCTTCGAAACAGTCAAGGTGCTTCTTCTCCGCTTCGATGAATCCCCGTACGCCCGGGCGCGGAGAGTCCACTTGGCTGTAGAACACGAAGTCCTCATGACACATGGCGGCTGCAGTGTCGAAGTCACCTCGCTCGAGCGCCGCGTAGAAATCC from Microbacterium sp. LWO13-1.2 includes the following:
- a CDS encoding ester cyclase, which encodes MTKEQNKQMVVDFYAALERGDFDTAAAMCHEDFVFYSQVDSPRPGVRGFIEAEKKHLDCFEGFTMKVDTIAEGERVAAYVDFEGPQTQEFYGIAPSGRRLHMTMLNLFTVRDGKFIEKRAHYDRYDHMMQLSADPVSI